TTCGCGATTTcgaggagagagaaggagaaaatggAGCGTGGGGACTCAATAAATAGGCGCTTTACGCGTATAGTTTGAGCTCGGGGGCCGTGGTGCGATCTCGACCGTCCGATGTTCCGAAGCGGACCGTCGAGATTATCGTGGGAGACGTATGGGTCCTGCTGGGCACTCGACATCACTAAAAACCAAAATCCCGTAGTCGCCTCCTTTTGTTGACCCCGTACACTGAagaattccttttttttttttatttctttttttcggGGCGGAAGGAAGAGAGAAACGCTTTTGGTAatcgaaaaagaaaatgaaaatatctTGGACTCTTTAATCACGTGTACGCCGTGTTGTATTTTTCAATCgagcaattaattaattcttcTAAATGACCCCAGATACAATTCACCTTACCGCTGCATAAcagagatgatgatgatggaagTGAGCTCTCGGCCGAAGCGGCGAAGTATGAGCCCCATGAGTTAAGGTAAAGCGAATCAAAATAACGTAACTCGGGTTGCCCGTATCAAAATTGTAAATGTAAGCATAATATTGACTTTCACCACAAAAACATGTAAGATGTAGAATGAAGTTCGTAAAATAATCTTAGTTGTGATGGATGTACTCAAAAATGAAATATTATCCATAACAAATTATCTTTCTGGCGACCAAGAAAACTTATTAATATCTAAACATGAGATAAAGAATGAAGAAATAATCCACAGACTCCCTAGCTGCGCAATATTTCTAAAGCAGATGACCACACCCAATCAATTAGCAGAATAATGACTCTAATCAGTTCCGCCAGAAGCGAATATCTCGGTCAGCTCTTCAGCATGAAGTGCTATGCTGATGTACACTCTCAGGCAGTTTCTGACATGAGCATCACCAAATAATCGAAAATTGCCCACTTCATGATTAGCATAATCAGCCCTGACATTGTGAACCATTAAATTATATCTTCGTGACAACCCTTTTTGAAGGAGAGAACTGAACTCTCTTGCTCTGCCTAAAGCACTCGGACAAACAAGGCAGGGAAAACACCAGTTTATGATTTACAGGCATTGTTTCTTCTCATAAGCTCTATGCTTGTTGCTATAGTTGATCCAGCAGTCCCCACAAACCCTAACGACGCACAACTACATGCAGATTCTTCCACATATAACAAAATATCCGGCAAAGATGATGGATCACAAATCCTTTTCTCATTATTTCCATCAACAATTCTAGGAAGGAAACCAGATTTCAAGCCATGTTCCGAAGCCATGAGCCTCTCAGCGGCTTTCAATACTAAATCATCACTTTCTTGAAGGGTATACAACTTGTACTGCTCGTTTTTCTCAATTTCCCCCAGGTAAGTTTGGGTCCAGTTTGCCCTAGGAAGATCCGTCATGATGAAGATGTGAATTGGACCATTCAGCTGGTTCTCCTTGGCTTCTGATTGAAGAGACAGCAGCTTCTGCTTTAGTTCAGAAAAAGTAGTTTTCCAATGGTTCTTGAACTGTCCATCTAATAACCTAAGTTGGGCACAAAGAAATGGCTTCTTTATACTCGCAGCAAAATCCTTTCCTGCAGCCATAATTTCTGATACAAATGGAAGGAATTCGATCTGTTTAAGCAACGACTGAATCCTCGAGTCTTTTGGTGATTCATGGATGTCAATGTAAAGCTCAGAACCCTTGTATGGTCCCGAGAAAAGGGTTCCAAAAGCCAAAACAGAGGATGTTTCGGCTTCTGAACCGGGCCCAAAAGCCTTGTGAATATCTCTACGCTTTCTAATATAagaaattttcttcttcttctgcaaCTCTTTGTCAGGCTGAAAAGAGTCTAAAGCCCCATCACTATTTTGTTGGTATGTCCAGACTGTTGTTCGACAGTCCTCTTCTACAGTATATACACAGTGGTCGACATTACCATGCAGACCAGATAACAATGATCTACACTGATCAAAGTTGCCTGATAAAGAGCCAGAACCCGACACAGCACAACATAAGTCACCGAAACAAGCTTTTTCCATATTTAGGCCACACCACATTGAAGCAAATACCCTAAAATCAATCGTTTTAACCACAGTTGATGATATTGAAGATATATCAACAATATCAGCCATTGATACATACCTGGAATACAaaacaagaaataaaatatatttcgcAAAATGGAAAGATAAAAAAGCTACAATATTTGATAATTTGTTGTTCATGTTTCACAACAGAAAAGTAGAAAAATCTAAACAGAACCAATATTTACTAAGGAACATGTTAGTTAAGGATTAAGACAACTTAAGAAGTACCATATCAGTGCACTTGCAAGGGATTGACCTCATCAAATAAGAACGTCAGTCATAAACTTACATTCTCCTCCAACAGAATTGCTAATAACTAAACGCTCACCACGAGACTACAAAATAAAATCATTTACTCGAGAGGCCATCTCTTAAGTAGTGAAAATACAATAGTCCTTCGCTGAAGGCCTCTCAAGTTTCAACATGCAACTTTCTTAAAAGCATCAACTAACACCAAGTATCATGCagaacatatatttttaatctgGAAAAATGAAACTGACATGGGCGGACATTTCTGTACCTCAGTGGAGAAAGCTTACTCTCATTGTTTAAGCATAGAAATTTTTGCCAATGATAAAAAATAACTGCTTAAAGAAAAGTTTTCACGCTTGGCTATAGAACCACACTAAACTTTGCACTTGCTTTGACCTCGGCATCACAAAAAGTGACACATGAATCAGATATCACCTACGAGTCATGCTAAGTAATTCATAATGCAAACAAAGTCTCCTAAACCGTCATTGCCGATTTGAGTGCACTCGATGAAAAACCTGCTAGAGAGAGGCAGGCATGCAATCTTCGCGAACAAACTCATATATGAATCATGAGAATTCCCACAATCCTTTATCAAAATCATGGACTACGTAAACGAATGGCAATTGATTTTCCTAGCATCTAAACTGATTATAATGACCGTGGCCATATCTCTCATCGATTCAACTTAATTAGCTACTCCCATCACACTTCCAAAAGATAAAAAGCATATCATAATCGAAACAATTAAGCAACACAAGAAGTTGACGAGGCCGCTCACCTCCGATCTCGGATCAGGTCCATGATGTGATCCCACACGGCGGCGCGGAGCTCGGCGGGGGCGGAGACCCTGAACTTAGGGCAACTGCCGAGGGCGACGGCGTGGTGGTCGAGCACCGGGGGAACGACGAGGGTGCGGTTGAGgatggcggcgacgacggcggcgttCTTGAGCTCCCCGACCTGATTGCTGAAACCGCTGTGGGGGGCGTACCATAGGAACCGCTCGCCGGAGAGTGCTCCGCCTCCGCCGGCGCCGCATTGGTGATCTAGGGTTTGGCGaggggaggagaaggggaggaggGATCGGAGGAGAGAGGAATAGGAGGAggtgagaaggaagaggaagaggaggagaagggagagggggaggaaggagaggaggaagaggaggggttTGCTCCGTTGTGTTCGCTTCCTCCACCGACTTCGGCTCGCCGCTGACCAATCCATTGGGGGAAGATCCAACTCACTTACGGTCGCAACCTGGTTTTCATCTCAGTTCTTATTAGAAGTTAGAACTGGAAATTTTTACAGTGGTACCCTCAAATTTACGTATACAAGtactaatctttttatttaaaaagattatgaataaaaaaatatgtgagTATAAGTTAAATTATAGACCACGAATATccgtatatattttttaattttaaaatatatttttaattaaaaggagggcttttttttttgcaaatagtcctatgataaaattttattttaaaattagccctgtcaaaaatttatttacaaaaatggttctgtccctgccacgcaagcgccacgtcag
This genomic window from Ananas comosus cultivar F153 linkage group 3, ASM154086v1, whole genome shotgun sequence contains:
- the LOC109707097 gene encoding uncharacterized protein LOC109707097 isoform X1, which codes for MDWSAASRSRWRKRTQRSKPLLFLLSFLPLSLLLLFLFLLTSSYSSLLRSLLPFSSPRQTLDHQCGAGGGGALSGERFLWYAPHSGFSNQVGELKNAAVVAAILNRTLVVPPVLDHHAVALGSCPKFRVSAPAELRAAVWDHIMDLIRDRRYVSMADIVDISSISSTVVKTIDFRVFASMWCGLNMEKACFGDLCCAVSGSGSLSGNFDQCRSLLSGLHGNVDHCVYTVEEDCRTTVWTYQQNSDGALDSFQPDKELQKKKKISYIRKRRDIHKAFGPGSEAETSSVLAFGTLFSGPYKGSELYIDIHESPKDSRIQSLLKQIEFLPFVSEIMAAGKDFAASIKKPFLCAQLRLLDGQFKNHWKTTFSELKQKLLSLQSEAKENQLNGPIHIFIMTDLPRANWTQTYLGEIEKNEQYKLYTLQESDDLVLKAAERLMASEHGLKSGFLPRIVDGNNEKRICDPSSLPDILLYVEESACSCASLGFVGTAGSTIATSIELMRRNNACKS
- the LOC109707097 gene encoding uncharacterized protein LOC109707097 isoform X2; its protein translation is MDWSAASRSRWRKRTQRSKPLLFLLSFLPLSLLLLFLFLLTSSYSSLLRSLLPFSSPRQTLDHQCGAGGGGALSGERFLWYAPHSGFSNQVGELKNAAVVAAILNRTLVVPPVLDHHAVALGSCPKFRVSAPAELRAAVWDHIMDLIRDRRVFASMWCGLNMEKACFGDLCCAVSGSGSLSGNFDQCRSLLSGLHGNVDHCVYTVEEDCRTTVWTYQQNSDGALDSFQPDKELQKKKKISYIRKRRDIHKAFGPGSEAETSSVLAFGTLFSGPYKGSELYIDIHESPKDSRIQSLLKQIEFLPFVSEIMAAGKDFAASIKKPFLCAQLRLLDGQFKNHWKTTFSELKQKLLSLQSEAKENQLNGPIHIFIMTDLPRANWTQTYLGEIEKNEQYKLYTLQESDDLVLKAAERLMASEHGLKSGFLPRIVDGNNEKRICDPSSLPDILLYVEESACSCASLGFVGTAGSTIATSIELMRRNNACKS